A single region of the Bombus fervidus isolate BK054 chromosome 18, iyBomFerv1, whole genome shotgun sequence genome encodes:
- the Rcd5 gene encoding microspherule protein Rcd5 isoform X1, with amino-acid sequence MDVPTPSNVNHGFSHNTDGFLNISIESPNLDPLSTKRRSSSRTIKRRKFDDELVETTFNLQPPATSTKSASRSRTVSISTTPIESAVPQQNAPSPIQVSTNVSQSDRCNRRTSRPGASNAPGRKNKKNKNHSHSVNATKDLGRWKPTDDLALITGVQQTNDLRMVHRGTKFSCRFTLQEIQQRWYALLYDSAVSRVAVQAMRNLHPELIASVQARTLYSKAEEDLLGTIKSITQPTVEVFQELLEANAHTFYSARTAKALLAHWQLMKQYHLLPDQTVQSLPRGEHVLNFSDAEEMINDTELMEQKDELVDAELIAADRRNKREIKVLENELCRWQVLVDSVTGVNPPDFDNQTLAILRGRLVRYLMRSREITVGRSTKDHNVDVDLTLEGPAWKISRRQGTIRLRNNGDFFLSSEGKRPIFVDSRPILAGNKMKLNNNSVIEIAGLRFIFLINQELISVIRQEVVKLNLKP; translated from the exons ATGGATGTTCCAACTCCTTCAAATGTAAATCATGGATTTTCCCATAATACTGatggatttttaaatatatctatcGAATCTCCAAATTTGGATCCATTGTCAACAAAACGTAGAAG TTCTTCACGTACAATAAAGCGTAGAAAATTTGACGATGAGCTTGTTGAAACAACATTCAACTTACAACCACCAGCTACAAGTACAAAGTCTGCCTCCAGATCTAGAACTGTCTCAATTTCTACTACCCCAATAGAGTCTGCTGTTCCACAACAAAATGCACCAAGTCCTATTCAGGTTTCTACAAATGTTTCTCAATCGGATAGATGTAACAGACGAACAAGTAGACCAGGAGCGTCGAATGCTCCAGGacgaaaaaataagaagaataaaaatcattCACATTCAGTAAATGCAACAAAAGATCTAGGAAGATGGAAACCAACAGATGACTTAGCATTAATCACTGGTGTACAACAGACAAATGATTTAAGAAtg GTTCACAGAGGTACAAAATTTTCTTGCCGTTTCACATTGCAAGAAATACAACAAAGATGGTATGCTTTGTTATACGACAGTGCTGTTTCAAGAGTAGCAGTACAAGCTATGCGTAATTTACATCCGGAATTAATTGCTAGTGTGCAAGCAAGAACTTTATACAGTAAAGCAGAGGAAGATCTTCTGGGTACAATAAAATCG ATTACTCAACCAACGGTAGAAGTTTTTCAAGAACTTCTTGAGGCAAATGCTCATACATTTTATTCTGCCCGAACTGCAAAAGCTTTATTAGCTCATTGGCAGTTAATGAAACAATATCATCTTCTTCCTGACCAAACTGTACAAAGTTTACCACGGGGTGAACACGTTCTTAATTTTTCTGATGCAGAAGAAATGATTAATGATACAGAATTAATGGAACAGAAAGATGAGTTAGTAGATGCGGAACTTATTGCAGCAGATaggagaaataaaagagaaataaaggTGTTAGAAAATGAATTGTGTAGATGGCAGGTTCTAGTTGATAGCGTAACGGGAGTAAATCCACCAGATTTTGATAATCAAACTTTAGCGATACTTAGGGGAAGGCTTGTTAGATATTTAATGAGATCACGAGag ATTACCGTGGGTCGTTCAACAAAAGACCACAATGTGGATGTAGATTTAACATTGGAAGGACCAGCCTGGAAAATATCAAGAAGACAAGGAACTATTCGGTTAAGAAATAATGgagatttctttctttcctcagAGGGAAAGCGTCCAATTTTTGTAGACAGCAGGCCCATTCTTGCAGGAAATAAAATGAagcttaataataatagtgtAATTGAG attgcAGGTctgagatttatatttttgataaatcaAGAACTGATTTCTGTTATACGTCAAGAGGTAGTCAAACTAAATTTGAAACCATGA
- the Rcd5 gene encoding microspherule protein Rcd5 isoform X2 has product MTYNNSSRTIKRRKFDDELVETTFNLQPPATSTKSASRSRTVSISTTPIESAVPQQNAPSPIQVSTNVSQSDRCNRRTSRPGASNAPGRKNKKNKNHSHSVNATKDLGRWKPTDDLALITGVQQTNDLRMVHRGTKFSCRFTLQEIQQRWYALLYDSAVSRVAVQAMRNLHPELIASVQARTLYSKAEEDLLGTIKSITQPTVEVFQELLEANAHTFYSARTAKALLAHWQLMKQYHLLPDQTVQSLPRGEHVLNFSDAEEMINDTELMEQKDELVDAELIAADRRNKREIKVLENELCRWQVLVDSVTGVNPPDFDNQTLAILRGRLVRYLMRSREITVGRSTKDHNVDVDLTLEGPAWKISRRQGTIRLRNNGDFFLSSEGKRPIFVDSRPILAGNKMKLNNNSVIEIAGLRFIFLINQELISVIRQEVVKLNLKP; this is encoded by the exons ATGACATACAATaa TTCTTCACGTACAATAAAGCGTAGAAAATTTGACGATGAGCTTGTTGAAACAACATTCAACTTACAACCACCAGCTACAAGTACAAAGTCTGCCTCCAGATCTAGAACTGTCTCAATTTCTACTACCCCAATAGAGTCTGCTGTTCCACAACAAAATGCACCAAGTCCTATTCAGGTTTCTACAAATGTTTCTCAATCGGATAGATGTAACAGACGAACAAGTAGACCAGGAGCGTCGAATGCTCCAGGacgaaaaaataagaagaataaaaatcattCACATTCAGTAAATGCAACAAAAGATCTAGGAAGATGGAAACCAACAGATGACTTAGCATTAATCACTGGTGTACAACAGACAAATGATTTAAGAAtg GTTCACAGAGGTACAAAATTTTCTTGCCGTTTCACATTGCAAGAAATACAACAAAGATGGTATGCTTTGTTATACGACAGTGCTGTTTCAAGAGTAGCAGTACAAGCTATGCGTAATTTACATCCGGAATTAATTGCTAGTGTGCAAGCAAGAACTTTATACAGTAAAGCAGAGGAAGATCTTCTGGGTACAATAAAATCG ATTACTCAACCAACGGTAGAAGTTTTTCAAGAACTTCTTGAGGCAAATGCTCATACATTTTATTCTGCCCGAACTGCAAAAGCTTTATTAGCTCATTGGCAGTTAATGAAACAATATCATCTTCTTCCTGACCAAACTGTACAAAGTTTACCACGGGGTGAACACGTTCTTAATTTTTCTGATGCAGAAGAAATGATTAATGATACAGAATTAATGGAACAGAAAGATGAGTTAGTAGATGCGGAACTTATTGCAGCAGATaggagaaataaaagagaaataaaggTGTTAGAAAATGAATTGTGTAGATGGCAGGTTCTAGTTGATAGCGTAACGGGAGTAAATCCACCAGATTTTGATAATCAAACTTTAGCGATACTTAGGGGAAGGCTTGTTAGATATTTAATGAGATCACGAGag ATTACCGTGGGTCGTTCAACAAAAGACCACAATGTGGATGTAGATTTAACATTGGAAGGACCAGCCTGGAAAATATCAAGAAGACAAGGAACTATTCGGTTAAGAAATAATGgagatttctttctttcctcagAGGGAAAGCGTCCAATTTTTGTAGACAGCAGGCCCATTCTTGCAGGAAATAAAATGAagcttaataataatagtgtAATTGAG attgcAGGTctgagatttatatttttgataaatcaAGAACTGATTTCTGTTATACGTCAAGAGGTAGTCAAACTAAATTTGAAACCATGA
- the Pgrp-s3 gene encoding peptidoglycan recognition protein S3, whose protein sequence is MQKSMLIIFLLFRIGDGNENCQIIGRSEWADVDAKSTNYLIIPIPYVIIHHTVTAECDTRSTCIAQAENIRSYHMDSNGWDDIGYSFLIGGDGNVYEGRGWNREGAHTIGYNKKSISIAFIGNFQEKAASDKMLNAAHKLIHCGVSEGILRADVRVIGAKQVTATKSPGSQLQKQIKNWLEWVSTP, encoded by the exons ATGCAAAAATCGATGCTCAtaatctttcttctctttcgtatcgGTG ACGGAAACGAGAATTGTCAGATTATCGGACGGAGCGAGTGGGCTGATGTAGACGCAAAAAgcacaaattatttaattattcccaTACCATATGTCATTATTCATCATACAGTTACCGCAGAATGTGATACTAGAAGTACATGTATTGCTCAAGCCGAGAACATTCGATCTTATCACATGGATAGTAATGGATGGGACGATATAGGATACTC ATTTCTAATCGGTGGAGATGGGAATGTATATGAGGGCCGCGGCTGGAATCGTGAAGGTGCTCATACCAttggatataataaaaaatctatcTCAATTgcttttataggaaattttcaAG AAAAGGCCGCAAGTGATAAAATGCTGAATGCTGCGCATAAATTAATTCATTGTGGCGTATCAGAAGGAATACTTAGAGCAGATGTTCGAGTAATCGGTGCTAAACAAGTTACAGCCACTAAGAGTCCTGGATCACAACTTCagaagcaaattaaaaattggctCGAATGGGTTTCTACTCCGTAA
- the Ubc2 gene encoding ubiquitin conjugating enzyme 2, with the protein MSSGAGSSGTGRGRGSSLADNKPESKEAKPNPKMSKALGTSAKRIQKELAEITLDPPPNCSAGPKGDNLYEWVSTILGPPGSVYEGGVFFLDIHFSPEYPFKPPKVTFRTRIYHCNINSQGVICLDILKDNWSPALTISKVLLSICSLLTDCNPADPLVGSIATQYLQNREEHDRIARLWTKRYAT; encoded by the exons ATGTCATCAGGCGCAGGTTCCAGTGGAACTGGCCGGGGGCGTGGTTCATCACTGGCAGACAATAAGCCAGAGAGCAAGGAAGCCAAGCCTAATCCAAAGATGTCGAAAGCTTTAGGAACATCCGCCAAAAG GATACAAAAAGAAttggcagaaatcacattagATCCACCACCAAATTGCAG TGCAGGACCTAAAGGAGACAATTTATATGAATGGGTATCAACAATACTTGGACCTCCTGGTTCAGTTTATGAGGGAGGAGTATTTTTCTTAGACATACACTTTTCCCCAGAGTATCCATTTAAACCTCCAAAG GTTACATTCCGAACACGTATCTATCACTGTAATATCAACAGTCAGGGTGTAATTTGTTTGGACATTTTAAAGGATAATTGGTCTCCCGCGCTAACCATTTCAAAAGTACTATTATCTATCTGTTCTCTCTTAACAGACTGTAATCCAG CGGATCCTTTAGTAGGAAGTATAGCAACGCAGTATCTACAAAATAGAGAAGAGCATGATCGTATAGCACGACTTTGGACTAAGCGTTATGCCACATGA